The Anaerolineales bacterium nucleotide sequence AGGCCGTCCGCGAGTACGGGATCGGCGTCGTCCCCCTCTATATCCAAGCCGGCGGCCGCTCCTACCTGGACGGCGTGGACCTTTCGCGGGCCGAGTTTTACGAGCGCCTGCCCTCCTTCCAGCCCGCGGCCACCACCGCCGTCCCCAGCCCGGAGCTTTTCCGCCGCGAATACGAACGCCTGGCCGCCGAGGGCGCGACGGAGATCCTCTCGATCCACATCTCCGAGAAGCTCAGCGGGATGGTCAACGTCGCCCGCGAGGCGGCCAAGGAAACCACGGCGCTGCCGGTGACGGTCTTCGATTCGCGCCAGCTCAGCCTGGGGATGGGCTTCGAGGTGCTGAGGGCCGCGGAATTGGCCGCGCAGGGGCGGACGATGGCGGAGATTCTCGCCGAGCTGGAAAAGCAGATTGCCCGGACGCACGTTTTCGCCGCCCTGGATACGCTTGAATTCCTGCGCCGCAGCGGGCGGATGAATTTCGCCCTGGCTACTATCGGGACGATCCTGCAGGTCAAACCGTTCCTGAAAATGTACGACGGTGAGCCCACCGCCGAGCGCGTCCGCACCCGCAGCGGGGCGATGAAGCGGCTGATCGAACTGCTCTTGGAGCACGGGCCGTTCGAGAAGGCCGCCATCCTGCAATCGGCCGCCTCCGAGCGGGCCAAGGAATTGCTCGACGAGGTGCGCAACCTCCTGCCTTCCGGCGAGATCTGGATGGAGGAGATCAATCCGGTGATCGGCACCCACATCGGCCCGGGCGTGATCGGCTTCGCCTGCATCTCTAAAGCCTGACGGGGAGGGAATGATGGACCTGCTTTCCGCGTACGGAATCGGGTTGTTGGTCGTGCTGGGGAGCATGACCGCGCTGTGGCTCCTCAGCCTGGCGCTGAAGAATTCCAGCATCGTCGACATCTTCTGGGGCGCGGGGTTTGTCCTCGTCAATTGGGTGTATTTCGCACTTTCCCCCGATGGATACCTGCCGCGGCAACTGCTGATCGGAATCCTGGTCACCGTCTGGGGTTTGCGACTCTCGATTCACATCCTGCTGCGCAACTGGGGCAAAGGGGAGGATTTCCGCTACCGCAAATGGCGCGAGGAAAACGGCCCGCGCTGGTGGTGGCGAAGTTTCTTCCAGGTGTTCCTGCTGCAGGGCGTGTTGCTCTGGATCATCTCGGCCCCGCTTCTGACGGCGCATTTCGGCCCCCTGCCGGACCGGCTGACGGTGATTGACGCGGTGGCGGTCCTCTTCTGGGCGGTCGGGTTCTTCTTCGAGGCCGTCGGCGACGCGCAGCTCGCGCGCTTCCGGGCCGACCCCGCCAACCGGGGCAAGGTTTTGGATACTGGCGTCTGGCGCTACA carries:
- a CDS encoding DegV family protein, which produces MTIRIVTDSTCDLPQKAVREYGIGVVPLYIQAGGRSYLDGVDLSRAEFYERLPSFQPAATTAVPSPELFRREYERLAAEGATEILSIHISEKLSGMVNVAREAAKETTALPVTVFDSRQLSLGMGFEVLRAAELAAQGRTMAEILAELEKQIARTHVFAALDTLEFLRRSGRMNFALATIGTILQVKPFLKMYDGEPTAERVRTRSGAMKRLIELLLEHGPFEKAAILQSAASERAKELLDEVRNLLPSGEIWMEEINPVIGTHIGPGVIGFACISKA
- a CDS encoding DUF1295 domain-containing protein, which gives rise to MDLLSAYGIGLLVVLGSMTALWLLSLALKNSSIVDIFWGAGFVLVNWVYFALSPDGYLPRQLLIGILVTVWGLRLSIHILLRNWGKGEDFRYRKWREENGPRWWWRSFFQVFLLQGVLLWIISAPLLTAHFGPLPDRLTVIDAVAVLFWAVGFFFEAVGDAQLARFRADPANRGKVLDTGVWRYTRHPNYFGDSAQWWAFYLIGACAGGWWTLFSPLIMTYLLRRVSGVALLEKSMETRPGYKEYIERTNAFIPGPPKKRGDRA